The Chryseobacterium aureum genome contains a region encoding:
- a CDS encoding TonB-dependent receptor plug domain-containing protein, which yields MNFKLISTCIIVLSILFSMVSLKAQQPFQDFEKEKTFIQTNHVFYKPGEEMYFKIYVVKGNSNLPAEDSKVVNFEIIDPAGSVVKKLKYEITNGYAQGYFYFDSDMKGGIYKIRAFTNWMQNEEGKNTFEKEITLQKIVSPRILMKLDFPKKGLGPGDEVTADFSMRSLSSLPIPFYEADYTVMHNGETISEGKFITDKEGKKRLTFKLPEVLKSSDALLNIKVNFDGFTESISRNIPIVLNNLDLKFLPEGGTWINGIEQNMAFKILDEFERPVDAVLAVYNQNHQKIKEIQAYHFGMGSFRFTPENGETYYAKVLKPENISQIFNFPAATNEGVVLNVRHENQKLAFTIISTQEKTITLKGNFRGKELYSKVILLRKGTNSLEIEEKEFPVGICRFTIAENNIPLAERVVFTNKKTRLNIKVTPVKKYYQPREKVTLNIETTDENSRPIPANLGLSVVDDKLWTYADDKQNHLISWLLMDSELKGKIEKPQFYFDNKEEKADKSLDLVMLTNGYRYFELIPEVLKTSKYKYLPEKKNTVYGLVEDENRKTVKADVFIVGTNDKKILKQTVAENGKFYFSDLNAGNSYKIIAKSYQPKQKLKIRILSYNLDINPLEKQKLSHIDIEEIIKEAEKKEEAKKENRNNTSQLNTPGRSKADTIKNKSIEEVVVLGYSALNKNKSTMASTTVTSSLEIQNPNVTSLLSGKVAGLIVTPVGQAGASAQIRIRGEASVTNKNPLFIVDGIPVENFNTTINPNDINSITVLKDAAAAAIYGNRASNGVVIINSYKNGSSQIKWDITPESYIAVETVPYEKLTAYAHTREFVYPQYETVNTSYRFDYREALYWNPVVETDKNGKAKVEFYNSDANSTFRVMTEGISATGLLGTDETTYAAQSLISIDAKIPQYLTRTDQMTIPVVIKNNSPEIRKMTMDVIVPNHVKLVSADSLITLKPMESGRLFVRIQTDEIISSDIQFSVRSGDFRETMILPFKVEEKGFPHHFSIINNKTEDIKINIPDYINGSFYSSYYVFENTALKLFEDLEQLKREPHGCFEQLSSTVYPNIFILDYLKSNKKIDAATENQVVKNLKKGFQKMLSYKNKDGGFGYFSSEESDVALSVFALLEFTDLKKYVQPDPKMIQGLASFILSRKSGNGLFEVRKPYESKKMYSEYSWSRNMYVVYALSKLGYRNEIEDTFQVTLKRALVTKDTYQLALLANAAANLGKQKEYDDLMRILDRQYEMKNVQSEVTFTGSWGRSADAETLSLYIMALQKDEKLNQLKIAEAADQLMGFSGYFGFGSTQATTLAIQALSDFFSKNEKLYGTEKPVIKINKAQALPMMSLSSAFKSGENTISIHYPTSNGLPYKLEYQYYTLQAPESKEIPLIMETTLKSGTLKVGETSRMTVTIKNKINGQLPMTIAKLGIPAGLTLQNALLKDLMYKRQVSYYEIFDNYLVLYWEHFNAEETKTIHLDLKVEFAGTYTGKSSSVYLYYMPEAQYWNQGITTIINP from the coding sequence ATGAATTTCAAATTGATATCCACCTGTATCATCGTGCTGAGCATATTATTTTCAATGGTTTCTCTGAAAGCCCAGCAGCCATTTCAGGATTTTGAGAAAGAGAAAACCTTTATTCAGACCAACCATGTTTTTTATAAACCCGGTGAGGAAATGTATTTTAAAATATATGTCGTAAAAGGAAATAGTAACCTTCCGGCAGAAGACAGCAAAGTTGTGAATTTTGAAATCATAGATCCGGCAGGAAGCGTGGTGAAAAAATTAAAATATGAAATTACCAACGGGTATGCTCAGGGATATTTCTATTTTGACAGTGATATGAAAGGCGGAATTTACAAAATCCGGGCTTTTACCAACTGGATGCAGAATGAAGAAGGGAAAAACACGTTCGAAAAAGAAATTACCCTCCAGAAAATAGTATCACCCAGAATCTTAATGAAGCTGGATTTCCCCAAAAAAGGATTGGGCCCGGGAGATGAGGTAACCGCCGATTTTTCAATGAGAAGCCTTAGCAGCCTCCCGATTCCTTTTTATGAAGCAGACTATACTGTAATGCACAACGGAGAAACCATTTCAGAAGGAAAATTCATCACGGATAAAGAAGGTAAAAAACGTCTGACCTTTAAGCTCCCTGAGGTTTTGAAATCCTCTGATGCCCTTTTGAATATTAAAGTGAATTTTGACGGATTTACTGAATCTATTTCCAGAAATATCCCTATTGTTCTGAATAATCTGGACTTGAAATTCTTACCCGAAGGAGGAACATGGATCAACGGCATAGAACAGAATATGGCCTTTAAAATTCTGGATGAATTTGAAAGACCTGTCGATGCCGTTTTAGCGGTTTATAATCAGAATCATCAAAAAATAAAAGAAATCCAGGCGTATCATTTCGGAATGGGAAGCTTCCGATTTACCCCTGAAAACGGAGAGACTTACTATGCAAAAGTGCTCAAGCCGGAGAATATATCTCAGATTTTCAATTTCCCTGCAGCAACAAATGAAGGAGTGGTTTTGAATGTCCGGCATGAAAACCAAAAACTGGCTTTCACCATCATTTCAACACAGGAAAAAACAATTACCCTGAAAGGAAACTTCCGCGGAAAAGAGCTTTACAGCAAAGTAATTTTACTCAGAAAAGGAACGAATTCCCTGGAAATTGAGGAGAAAGAATTTCCCGTAGGCATCTGCAGATTTACCATTGCGGAAAATAATATTCCACTCGCAGAACGTGTGGTTTTCACCAATAAAAAGACCCGGCTCAATATAAAAGTTACCCCTGTAAAGAAATATTACCAGCCCAGAGAAAAAGTAACACTGAATATTGAAACTACCGATGAAAACAGCAGACCTATTCCGGCCAATCTCGGACTGAGTGTGGTGGATGATAAACTATGGACGTATGCAGATGATAAACAGAACCATCTCATCTCATGGCTCCTTATGGATTCTGAGCTGAAAGGTAAGATTGAAAAACCACAGTTTTATTTCGATAACAAAGAAGAAAAAGCCGATAAAAGTTTAGACCTTGTGATGCTGACCAACGGCTACAGGTACTTCGAACTGATCCCTGAAGTTCTGAAAACCAGCAAATACAAATACCTTCCGGAAAAGAAAAATACTGTGTATGGTTTGGTGGAAGATGAGAACAGGAAAACAGTAAAAGCAGATGTTTTTATTGTTGGTACAAATGATAAAAAGATCCTTAAACAGACCGTTGCAGAAAACGGGAAGTTTTATTTTTCAGATTTGAATGCAGGAAATTCATATAAAATTATTGCGAAATCTTATCAGCCTAAACAAAAGCTGAAAATAAGGATACTATCTTATAATCTGGATATTAATCCTTTAGAAAAACAAAAACTGTCTCATATAGATATAGAAGAAATAATAAAAGAAGCAGAAAAAAAGGAAGAGGCAAAGAAAGAAAACAGAAACAATACCAGCCAGCTGAATACCCCCGGAAGATCAAAAGCTGATACCATTAAAAATAAAAGCATTGAAGAAGTAGTGGTACTAGGTTATAGTGCATTGAATAAGAATAAAAGTACTATGGCATCTACCACCGTAACATCATCTTTAGAGATTCAGAACCCGAATGTCACCTCATTACTGAGTGGAAAAGTTGCCGGATTAATCGTAACTCCTGTTGGGCAGGCTGGCGCAAGTGCACAAATCAGGATAAGAGGGGAAGCTTCTGTTACCAACAAAAATCCCTTATTTATTGTGGACGGGATTCCTGTAGAAAATTTTAATACCACCATCAACCCGAATGATATCAACAGCATTACCGTTCTTAAAGATGCTGCAGCTGCAGCAATCTATGGAAATAGAGCCTCCAATGGGGTGGTGATTATTAATTCCTATAAAAATGGCAGCTCACAAATCAAATGGGACATCACCCCAGAATCTTATATTGCTGTAGAAACTGTACCCTACGAAAAGCTCACGGCATATGCCCATACAAGAGAATTTGTCTACCCGCAATATGAAACTGTCAACACATCCTATAGATTTGATTACAGGGAAGCCCTGTACTGGAATCCCGTGGTAGAAACTGATAAAAACGGTAAAGCGAAAGTAGAGTTTTATAATTCAGATGCCAATTCTACCTTTAGAGTGATGACCGAAGGGATTTCTGCCACAGGACTTTTAGGAACAGATGAAACTACCTATGCGGCACAGAGCCTTATTTCCATTGATGCTAAAATTCCGCAGTACCTTACGAGGACCGATCAGATGACGATTCCTGTAGTGATTAAAAATAATTCCCCCGAAATCCGTAAAATGACCATGGATGTGATTGTGCCCAATCATGTGAAGCTGGTAAGTGCAGACAGTCTGATTACCCTGAAACCCATGGAATCAGGAAGATTGTTTGTCAGAATACAGACTGATGAGATCATCAGTTCTGATATTCAGTTTTCAGTGAGGTCCGGAGATTTCAGAGAAACCATGATACTTCCGTTTAAAGTAGAAGAGAAGGGATTCCCACATCATTTTTCCATCATTAATAATAAAACAGAGGATATCAAAATCAATATTCCGGACTATATCAACGGAAGCTTTTATTCCTCCTATTATGTATTTGAAAACACGGCTTTAAAACTATTTGAAGACCTGGAACAGCTGAAAAGAGAACCTCACGGATGCTTTGAGCAGCTATCCTCCACAGTATACCCGAATATTTTTATTCTCGATTATTTAAAATCAAATAAAAAAATAGATGCCGCAACGGAAAATCAGGTGGTTAAAAACCTGAAAAAAGGCTTCCAGAAAATGCTGAGCTATAAAAATAAAGACGGAGGTTTCGGGTATTTCAGTTCTGAAGAATCCGATGTTGCTCTTTCTGTATTTGCCCTGTTGGAATTTACAGATTTAAAGAAATATGTGCAGCCGGATCCGAAAATGATTCAGGGGCTTGCTTCATTTATTTTATCCAGAAAAAGTGGAAACGGATTATTTGAAGTGAGAAAACCCTATGAATCCAAAAAAATGTATTCCGAATATTCATGGTCGAGAAATATGTATGTTGTATATGCGTTATCAAAGCTTGGTTACAGGAATGAAATTGAAGATACCTTTCAGGTTACGCTCAAAAGAGCTTTGGTTACAAAAGACACCTATCAGCTGGCTTTGCTTGCCAATGCAGCTGCCAATCTGGGAAAACAAAAGGAATATGATGATCTGATGAGAATTCTGGACAGACAGTATGAAATGAAGAACGTACAATCTGAAGTTACTTTTACAGGTTCATGGGGAAGGTCTGCGGATGCAGAAACGCTTTCATTATATATTATGGCGCTCCAGAAAGATGAAAAGCTGAACCAGTTGAAAATTGCAGAAGCCGCAGACCAGCTTATGGGTTTCAGTGGCTATTTCGGATTCGGTTCTACGCAGGCAACTACACTGGCAATACAGGCACTGTCAGATTTTTTCTCTAAAAATGAAAAATTGTATGGAACCGAAAAACCTGTCATCAAAATTAATAAGGCACAAGCTTTACCTATGATGAGTCTTTCGTCAGCATTTAAATCCGGAGAAAATACCATCAGTATTCATTATCCTACATCCAATGGACTGCCTTATAAGCTGGAATACCAGTATTACACCCTTCAGGCTCCGGAAAGCAAAGAGATCCCGCTTATCATGGAGACAACACTGAAATCCGGAACCTTAAAAGTAGGAGAGACCAGCAGAATGACCGTTACCATTAAAAATAAAATAAATGGCCAGCTGCCAATGACAATAGCTAAATTGGGTATCCCGGCAGGACTTACCCTTCAGAATGCTCTCCTGAAAGATCTAATGTATAAAAGGCAAGTCTCTTACTATGAAATTTTTGATAATTATCTGGTATTGTACTGGGAACATTTCAATGCTGAAGAAACAAAAACCATCCATCTTGACCTCAAAGTAGAATTCGCAGGAACCTATACCGGAAAATCCAGCAGTGTATATCTGTATTATATGCCGGAAGCCCAATACTGGAACCAGGGAATCACGACGATAATCAACCCATAA
- a CDS encoding YfbK domain-containing protein, with product MKKIVITMLGLVALASCTTQKNTETSGETKTYSTRKDKDQDGILNKLDKCPDVAGPVENEGCPWTESDGDGVIDKDDACPTVPGPPENNGCPWPDTDGDGILDKDDACPTIPGMPEYNGCPKPKSVTAMEVSSSRAERLYEPRRVYSHQLGNKKETTITNDNNTEEYAGFVENAFELTSRQPLSTFSIDVDNASYSNVRRMIGYGNKVDPNSVRVEEMINYFKYNYPQPVNGAPFSINTEYGKSPWNPKHKLLKIGLQGKNIPMDHLPASNIVFLIDVSGSMSDENKLPLLKSSLKVLLKQLRPKDKVGIVVYAGSAGMVLPPTSAGEKDKIIEALDHLQAGGSTAGGAGIELAYKLAKENFIKGGNNRVVLATDGDFNVGASSTTDIEKLITEKRKTGVFLTCLGYGMGNYKDNTMETLADKGNGNYAYIDNMQEAEKFLGREFAGNIYTIAKDVKIQIEFNPKYVQSYRLIGYENRKLRNEDFINDKIDAGELGSGHTVTALYEIIPANVDSEFIPKKTKLKYSEIAKKKNFGNEMATVKFRYKKTDGDKSMEITQVIKNEDKPASASPDFKFASSVAWFGLVLRNSELITKKDLSDIENLAKEGRNKDEEGYRSEFIRLIERYKTIQK from the coding sequence ATGAAAAAAATTGTAATAACCATGCTGGGGCTTGTCGCATTGGCAAGCTGTACAACTCAAAAAAACACGGAAACATCGGGTGAAACAAAGACTTACAGCACACGGAAAGATAAAGATCAGGATGGAATTCTTAATAAACTGGATAAATGTCCAGATGTTGCAGGTCCTGTAGAAAATGAAGGATGTCCATGGACAGAGTCCGATGGAGATGGGGTAATTGATAAAGATGATGCATGTCCTACAGTGCCCGGGCCTCCTGAAAATAATGGCTGCCCATGGCCGGATACAGACGGTGACGGTATTTTGGATAAAGATGATGCCTGCCCTACAATTCCGGGAATGCCGGAATATAATGGCTGCCCGAAACCGAAATCAGTAACTGCAATGGAAGTGTCAAGTAGCAGAGCAGAGAGACTCTATGAACCGAGAAGAGTTTACAGCCATCAGCTTGGAAATAAAAAAGAAACGACGATAACCAATGACAATAATACCGAAGAGTATGCCGGATTTGTTGAGAATGCGTTTGAACTTACCAGCCGTCAGCCGCTTTCTACTTTTTCCATTGATGTAGATAATGCTTCATACTCCAATGTCAGAAGAATGATCGGTTATGGAAATAAAGTAGATCCTAATTCAGTGAGGGTAGAAGAAATGATCAACTATTTTAAATATAATTATCCTCAGCCCGTCAACGGGGCTCCTTTTTCGATTAATACCGAATATGGTAAATCTCCATGGAACCCAAAACACAAGCTGCTTAAGATAGGACTTCAGGGGAAAAACATTCCGATGGATCATCTGCCGGCATCCAATATTGTTTTTCTTATTGATGTGTCGGGCTCAATGAGTGATGAAAATAAGCTGCCGTTGCTGAAGTCTTCTCTTAAAGTATTACTGAAACAGCTCAGACCAAAGGATAAAGTAGGAATTGTAGTCTATGCGGGAAGTGCAGGAATGGTACTTCCTCCTACATCAGCAGGAGAAAAAGATAAAATCATTGAAGCGTTAGATCATCTTCAGGCAGGTGGAAGCACTGCCGGAGGAGCAGGAATTGAACTTGCCTATAAGCTGGCTAAGGAAAACTTTATCAAAGGAGGAAATAACAGAGTAGTGCTGGCAACAGATGGCGACTTTAATGTAGGAGCTTCTTCCACGACCGATATAGAAAAACTGATCACAGAAAAAAGGAAAACAGGAGTCTTCCTTACCTGTCTAGGCTATGGAATGGGCAATTATAAAGACAACACCATGGAAACTCTTGCAGATAAAGGAAACGGAAACTATGCCTATATCGATAATATGCAGGAAGCTGAAAAATTTTTGGGAAGAGAGTTTGCAGGAAATATCTATACCATTGCAAAAGACGTGAAAATCCAGATTGAATTTAATCCTAAGTATGTACAATCTTACCGTTTAATAGGATATGAAAACAGGAAACTGAGAAACGAAGACTTTATCAATGATAAAATAGATGCCGGGGAATTGGGAAGCGGACATACCGTTACTGCTTTATATGAAATTATCCCCGCAAACGTAGATTCCGAATTTATTCCTAAAAAAACAAAATTGAAGTACTCGGAAATTGCCAAGAAGAAAAACTTTGGAAATGAAATGGCAACGGTAAAATTCAGGTACAAAAAAACTGATGGAGACAAAAGCATGGAGATAACTCAGGTGATTAAAAATGAAGATAAACCTGCATCCGCAAGTCCGGATTTTAAATTTGCTTCTTCCGTAGCATGGTTCGGCTTGGTACTGAGAAACTCAGAACTGATTACCAAAAAAGATCTTTCAGACATTGAGAATCTCGCTAAAGAAGGCAGAAATAAAGATGAAGAAGGATACCGTTCAGAATTTATAAGGCTGATAGAGCGCTATAAAACAATTCAAAAATAA
- a CDS encoding GbsR/MarR family transcriptional regulator: protein MQLSEAKEKYIQTWGTFATNWGINRTMAQVHALLLASGKPLSTDEVMELLEISRGNANMNLRALIDWGIVKKEFVKGDRKEYFVAEKDVWYLFKQITKERRKREIEPVISFLEELKNIDDKDSEEAQEFIKLMNDFSSVTGKINNIMNLAIKSDDHWLVGKITNLLK from the coding sequence ATGCAACTTTCAGAAGCAAAAGAAAAATACATTCAGACCTGGGGAACCTTTGCTACCAATTGGGGAATCAACCGTACGATGGCACAGGTACATGCGTTGCTTTTGGCAAGCGGAAAACCCCTTTCTACTGATGAGGTGATGGAGCTGTTGGAGATTTCAAGAGGAAATGCCAATATGAACCTCCGTGCCCTGATAGACTGGGGAATTGTGAAGAAAGAATTTGTGAAAGGTGACCGTAAAGAATACTTCGTAGCAGAAAAAGATGTCTGGTATTTATTTAAGCAAATTACCAAAGAACGCAGAAAGAGAGAAATAGAACCTGTCATCTCCTTTCTCGAAGAGCTGAAGAACATTGATGATAAAGATTCGGAAGAAGCTCAGGAATTTATTAAACTGATGAACGACTTCAGTTCTGTGACCGGAAAAATCAATAATATCATGAATCTGGCAATAAAAAGTGATGATCACTGGCTGGTAGGGAAAATTACCAATCTGCTGAAATAA
- a CDS encoding SRPBCC family protein yields MSTIYLNTVIKADIHYVFDLARNIDLHQQSTSESHEKAIAGRTSGLIEENETVTWRAKHLGVYQNLTTKIVSMEKPVQFTDVMQQGAFKSMRHRHIFRTVNGKTLMTDIFEFESPLGIIGKLLNTVFLTGYLRKFLLKRNEMIKTIAESSVHDGIAIF; encoded by the coding sequence ATGTCAACAATCTATTTAAATACAGTAATCAAAGCAGATATTCACTATGTTTTTGACCTGGCAAGAAATATTGATCTTCATCAGCAGTCCACTTCAGAATCCCATGAAAAAGCAATTGCAGGACGCACCTCAGGGCTCATTGAAGAAAACGAAACCGTAACATGGCGGGCCAAACATCTGGGAGTGTACCAAAATCTTACCACGAAAATTGTCAGCATGGAAAAACCGGTTCAGTTCACTGATGTCATGCAGCAAGGAGCTTTCAAATCCATGCGTCACCGGCATATTTTTAGAACGGTGAACGGGAAAACACTGATGACCGATATTTTTGAATTCGAATCACCCCTGGGCATCATTGGAAAATTGTTGAATACCGTTTTTCTTACAGGATATCTCAGAAAGTTTCTGCTTAAGAGAAACGAAATGATCAAGACCATTGCAGAATCTTCAGTCCATGATGGAATAGCCATTTTTTAA
- a CDS encoding class I SAM-dependent methyltransferase, which produces MNDLQQYFDRLQPRYYINEIASLGFTRLFRKIAVRKVKSYENKRVLDLMSGQGENLEFIKSPNENTAIVALDYSSAMHKKLAATFKKKFSVQQIQKDFFESHIPDHSMDIILCSYGTKTIEEDQKAVFADRLSRIIDEKGEIIIVEFVKPKIKWRASCVKWYIEVLVTKLFGNEFGKLFHYINKNESLEDLKNKFVQNSLSIISHQRYLDLVEILHVKRN; this is translated from the coding sequence ATGAATGATCTGCAACAATATTTTGACCGCCTGCAACCCCGGTATTATATTAATGAAATTGCATCTTTAGGGTTCACCAGGCTGTTCAGAAAAATAGCTGTTCGAAAAGTGAAAAGCTATGAAAATAAGAGAGTTCTCGATTTGATGAGTGGACAGGGAGAAAACCTGGAATTTATAAAGTCACCAAATGAAAACACAGCCATTGTAGCACTGGATTATTCTTCAGCAATGCATAAGAAACTGGCTGCAACATTCAAAAAAAAATTTTCAGTACAACAGATTCAGAAAGATTTTTTTGAAAGCCATATTCCCGATCATTCCATGGACATTATACTTTGTTCTTACGGGACAAAGACCATAGAAGAGGATCAGAAAGCAGTTTTTGCTGACAGACTGTCGAGAATCATTGATGAAAAAGGTGAAATCATCATCGTAGAATTCGTAAAACCAAAAATAAAATGGAGAGCCAGTTGTGTAAAATGGTATATAGAAGTTCTGGTGACAAAGCTTTTCGGAAATGAGTTTGGAAAACTTTTTCATTATATCAATAAAAATGAAAGCCTTGAAGATCTTAAGAACAAGTTTGTACAGAACAGCCTCTCCATAATATCCCACCAAAGATATCTGGATTTAGTTGAAATACTTCATGTGAAAAGAAACTAG
- a CDS encoding YqjF family protein — MNFLKAEWRKLAIINYEINPDILLPYLPKGTELDFYKGKCYVSLVGFMFLNTRLLGFPIPFHRNFEEVNLRFYVKKKENGIWKRGVVFIKEIVPKPALSLVANSIYRENYHTMPMKSQIDEKEGEILIRYSWKDKSWHSIQIMAENRLKPMEENSEFEFITEHYFGFTKKENTTSEYEVCHPRWDWYIVKEHGLRIDFQKIYGNDFTCLNHQQPISVMLAEGSEIQVKTKKYIS, encoded by the coding sequence ATGAATTTTTTAAAGGCAGAATGGCGAAAGCTGGCCATCATCAATTACGAAATCAATCCCGATATTTTATTGCCTTACCTGCCAAAAGGAACAGAACTTGACTTTTATAAAGGCAAATGCTATGTAAGTCTTGTTGGGTTTATGTTTTTAAATACAAGATTATTAGGTTTCCCAATCCCTTTTCACCGCAATTTTGAAGAAGTGAACTTAAGGTTTTATGTCAAGAAAAAAGAAAACGGAATCTGGAAAAGGGGAGTGGTATTCATCAAAGAGATTGTTCCAAAACCTGCATTAAGTCTTGTTGCCAATTCTATTTACAGGGAAAATTATCACACCATGCCGATGAAAAGTCAGATCGATGAAAAAGAAGGTGAAATTCTGATCCGGTATTCGTGGAAAGATAAAAGCTGGCATTCTATTCAGATTATGGCGGAAAACAGACTGAAACCAATGGAAGAAAACTCAGAATTTGAATTTATTACAGAACATTATTTTGGTTTTACAAAAAAAGAAAACACAACCTCAGAATATGAAGTATGCCATCCAAGATGGGACTGGTATATTGTAAAAGAACACGGTCTGAGAATTGATTTTCAAAAGATCTACGGAAATGATTTTACCTGTCTGAATCATCAGCAACCTATCTCCGTAATGCTTGCCGAAGGCTCAGAAATTCAGGTCAAAACCAAAAAATACATCAGCTAA